In Primulina huaijiensis isolate GDHJ02 chromosome 6, ASM1229523v2, whole genome shotgun sequence, a single window of DNA contains:
- the LOC140978361 gene encoding uncharacterized protein gives MLHIDVREFQEKLSARFRPWQRSWQFWFRVADIYTGYKVFQVRVNFEKNAERREAMWEKQHELAADKIYSMCAELGGFFLKVAQIIGKPDLAPAAWVRRLVTLCDQAPATQYNVIKAVLEKELGQTIDELFENFDVNPLGSASIAQVHRARRKGEKSDVVVKVQHPGVQGLMMTDIRNLQAFALYMQKTDIKFDLYSVTKEIEKQIGYEFDFLREADAMDRIRRFLYESNKKSPVQVPRVIRGLVTRRVLVMEYIDGIPIMKLGDEIAKRGLNPSGKMATAAKQNILKSLTLSYGQMILRSGFFHADPHPGNILICRGSEVALLDYGQVKDLPDALRLGYARLVLAIADDDPTGASESYRELGINILSKCPDEQKELLKLAQSMFDTKLAPGVMVLQPFSEESSIKKIAVQSFPEELFSVLRTVHLLRGLSVGLGINYSCAEQWRPIAEEALYRAGRLKVEDLKGIKRRGLFRSIFGM, from the exons GCTCGCTTCAGACCGTGGCAGCGTTCTTGGCAATTCTGGTTTCGAGTTGCTGATATCTATACTGGTTACAAG GTGTTTCAAGTTCGAGTAAATTTCGAGAAAAATGCTGAGAGACGGGAGGCGATGTGGGAGAAGCAGCACGAGTTAGCTGCTGACAAGATATATAGCATGTGTGCTGAGCTTGGCGGGTTTTTTCTCAAG GTTGCACAAATAATTGGGAAGCCCGACTTGGCACCAGCTGCTTGGGTGAGAAGGTTAGTCACACTCTGTGATCAAGCTCCTGCAACACAGTACAATGTGATCAAGGCTGTGCTTGAGAAGGAGTTGGGCCAAACAATTGATGAactgtttgaaaattttgatgttaaccCCCTTGGTTCCGCATCAATTGCTCAG GTTCACCGAGCACGGCGTAAAGGTGAAAAGAGTGATGTTGTTGTGAAG GTGCAACATCCAGGCGTTCAAGGTTTGATGATGACCGATATTCGCAACCTGCAAGCTTTTGCATTGTACATGCAAAAGACAGATATAAAGTTTGATTTGTATTCGGTaaccaaggagattgagaaaCAG ATTGGATATGAGTTCGATTTTTTGAGGGAAGCTGATGCTATGGATAGAATTCGGCGTTTCCTTTATGAAAGTAACAAAAAATCCCCTGTTCAAGTCCCACGTGTCATTCGAGGCTTGGTCACGAG GCGTGTTCTAGTGATGGAATACATCGATGGAATCCCAATCATGAAGCTTGGTGATGAGATAGCAAAAAGAGGCCTAAATCCTTCTGGTAAAATGGCAACGGCAGCAAAGCA GAATATCCTTAAAAGTTTGACACTTTCTTATGGACAGATGATATTGAGGAGTGGTTTCTTTCACGCAGATCCTCACCCTGGGAATATATTGATTTGTAGAGGTTCTGAG GTTGCTTTGCTTGATTACGGACAAGTGAAGGATCTTCCTGATGCACTGAGGCTAGGTTATGCTAGGTTGGTGCTAGCAATAGCAGATGACGATCCTACAGGGGCATCAGAAAGCTACAG GGAGCTTGGCATTAACATCTTGAGCAAATGTCCGGATGAGCAAAAGGAATTGCTTAAGTTGGCTCAATCAATGTTCGACACAAAGCTAGCACCCGGTGTGATGGTGTTGCAGCCTTTCTCAGAAGAatcttcaataaaaaaaatcgctGTTCAG AGTTTCCCAGAAGAACTATTCTCTGTTCTTCGTACAGTGCATTTACTGAGAGGACTTAGTGTTGGGCTCGGAATAAACTATTCATGTGCCGAGCAGTGGAGACCCATTGCTGAAGAAGCTCTTTATCGTGCTGGGAGGCTAAAAG TTGAAGATCTCAAAGGAATCAAGAGACGTGGCCTTTTCAGAAGCATTTTTGGGATGTAA